Genomic segment of Citrus sinensis cultivar Valencia sweet orange chromosome 7, DVS_A1.0, whole genome shotgun sequence:
TGAGGGCTTGGCCTTTATTGCTCTTAATGGCTTTTGAATGTCAGAAATTGAGTGCTTTTGCTTGCGAGAAAAAAGCATTAGAAGACAAAATGAGTGAGATTAATCCTCGTGAACAAAAAGACCCCCAAttccaattaattaaataaataattaattaatgcggTAATTAATTAGTAGTAGATTTGGAATCTCTATTCATTGACAGTGATGGATCAATCTTTCATCACACGTACGCTCGAAAAAGCTAGAGAGACAAAGAGACAGTTCTagagagataaaataaacacaaaataaagtgaaaataaaattatgtccaaaaaaaaaaaaggcacaaACACACGCAagcttttattgattttagCATGAAGCCGAAGGAGAAGCcatttttttgacattaaaagAAGCTGATTCCATCCCCAGTCTCACGTTCTTGGCAAAGTGAAGAAAAACTACCCAGAAAGGCAAACCCATCATTAGTGGGATAATAACACCCACAtccttaattttataaaaaattacaaacaagTCAGgttatattttttcatgatGATTTTTACTGTCAAATTACGGTtgattttattagtaaaatcaACATTAGGTTCAATATTCCTAATTctatgagataaaaaaaatcaatttttttaggaaTTAGACATTACATATAGCTTATTATTCTCGAACTCCGAAATATAACTCAATTAGTTTGatatattaaagaaaacaagagtACGAAgacttaattattaataaacacGTTTGATTTAGGATTGAGTGAAATGTAATGCATcgtaacaattaaaaatttaatgtgtATATATCATATAAGTTCAATTATGGTTGGCGTATAAAAAGACTATACATTTATACTTGAGAAATATTTCcgttctaaaatattttatcaattgattCAACTAACACTAATAACTCTAGCATCATATTGGTTAAgaatttgtaaaagaaattgataatttGTTGTTATTGTACTAATAAAAAGCTTGAAACAAGAATGTATTTGGATAAAGCTCATTTCATAGgtataacaaattaacaatcaacagtaaagttaaaattttgtggtaGTGACATGCGTGAAAAGGTACAAAATTTTATCTGACTAATTTGTGATTTTGTTGAAAGTCAGGGACCTAGAAGCTAGAAGACGTTACCCTCTCACAAATAGTTGTACTTGTACATGAAGATTAAAGGGAGCagtcatttaaaaaaaattgataataatggAAGTGAATTAATAGATGGAAGATTATGGAGAAGAAATGAAATATAGAGAGTAAGATGGGTCACATGGCATGTGAGCACCAGCTGTGTCCACTCTTCTTCACATCTTGATAAATACCCTTCTTACCTTCCTTGTTCCGTCTTTTGACTCTCCCtgtattcttcttcttcttcttcagtaAAACAAGTAAACTGAAATGAAAGCTTTCAAACCCTAAATGCTTTTCTTTGTATGAAcctacaacaacaacaacaaaaatgaaagctttctctcttctcttccttGTTTTCTCCTCCTTCATCTCACTCTCTCTTCTAGCCTCTGCCTCCTCCCCAAACAAGGACTTGCAGCAGCTTCTTAGCTTCAAGGCTGCATTACCAAACCCTTCAGTGCTTCCAAACTGGTCACCTAACCAGAACCCATGTGGGTTTAAAGGTGTTTCATGCAAAGCAGCTTCTGTTTCTTCCATAGACTTGAGCCCCTTTACTTTGAGTGTTGATTTTCACCTTGTTGCTTCTTTTCTCTTGACTCTAGATACCCTTGAAACTCTCTCTTTGAAAAATAGTAACATTTCTGGCACCATTTCTTTGCCTGCTGGATCTAGGTGCAGCTCATTTTTGAGCTCATTAGATCTGTCTTTAAACATTCTGTCCGGTCCTTTGTCTGATATTTCCTATCTGGGTTCTTGTTCAAGCTTGAAATTCTTGAACTTGTCAAGTAATCTACTTGATTTTTCAGGGAGAGAGGCTGGTAGCTTGAAGCTCAGTTTAGAGGTGCTTGATCTTTCTTACAATAAGATTTCAGGTGCCAACGTTGTGCCTTGGATTTTGTTCAATGGTTGTGATGAGTTAAAGCAGTTGGCTTTGAAGGGGAACAAAGTTACTGGTGATATAAATGTGTCCAAGTGCAAGAATTTGCAGTTCTTGGATGTGTCTTCAAACAATTTCTCAATGGCCGTGCCTTCATTTGGAGACTGTTTAGCTTTGGAGCATCTTGATATTTCAGCTAACAAGTTTACCGGTGATGTTGGGCACGCAATCTCAGCTTGTGAGCACTTGAGTTTCTTGAATGTTTCAAGCAACTTGTTTTCGGGGCCAATTCCTGTGGCGTCGTCAGCTTCAAATTTGCAGTATCTTATCCTAGGGTACAATGAGTTTCAAGGGGAGATTCCTTTGCATCTAGctgatttatgttcaagtcTTGTCAAGCTTGatctttcttcaaataatcTGTCTGGTAAAGTTCCCAGTAGATTCGGTTCTTGCTCTTCATTGGAATCTTTTGATATATCTAGTAACAAATTCTCTGGTGAATTGcccattgaaatatttttgtcaatgAGCAACTTAAAGGAGTTggttttgtcttttaatgatTTCACTGGAGCTTTGCCCGATTCTTTGTCAAATCTCACCAATTTGGAGACCTTAGATCTGAGTTCAAATAATCTCTCCGGGGCAATTCCTCATAATTTGTGTCAGGGCCCTAGGAACAGCTTGAAAGAGCTGTTTCTTCAAAACAATTTGTTACTAGGCTCTATTCCCTCAACTCTGAGTAACTGTTCGCAGCTTGTTTCACTCCATTTAAGCTTCAACTATCTTACTGGAACTATTCCTTCAAGCTTGGGGTCTCTCTCCAAACTTCAGGATTTGAAGCTTTGGTTGAATCAGCTCCATGGAGAGATCCCACCAGAGCTTGGCAACATTCAGACACTGGAAACTCTGTTTCTTGACTTTAACGAGTTGACGGGAACCTTGCCTGCTGCTTTGAGCAACTGCACCAATCTTAATTGGATCTCATTGTCGAATAATCATTTGGGTGGTGAAATTCCCACTTGGATTGGCCAGCTTTCGAACCTCGCCATTCTCAAACTCAGCAACAACTCCTTTTATGGTAGGATCCCTCCGGAGCTTGGAGATTGTCGAAGCTTGATATGGTTGGATCTTAATACCAACTTATTTAATGGATCCATCCCTCCTGCATTGTTCAAGCAATCTGGTAAAATTGCGGCTAACTTTATTGTGGGGAAGAAGTATGTGTATATCAAGAATGATGGTAGCAAAGAGTGTCATGGAGCTGGAAACTTGCTCGAGTTTGCAGGAATTAGAGCTGAGCGGTTGAGCAGAATTTCCACCAGGAGCCCCTGCAACTTCACTAGAGTATATGGAGGTCACACTCAGCCTACATTTAACCATAATGGATCGATGATGTTTCTTGATATTTCGTACAACATGCTGTCGGGTAGCATTCCGAAGGAGATTGGTTCTATGTCATATCTTTTCATCTTGAATTTGGGCCATAACAATCTCTCTGGTCCTATTCCAACAGAGGTGGGAGACTTACGAGGTCTTAACATTCTTGACCTCTCGAGCAACAGGCTTGAAAGGACAATTCCATCATCCATGAGT
This window contains:
- the LOC102629976 gene encoding protein BRASSINOSTEROID INSENSITIVE 1, with translation MKAFSLLFLVFSSFISLSLLASASSPNKDLQQLLSFKAALPNPSVLPNWSPNQNPCGFKGVSCKAASVSSIDLSPFTLSVDFHLVASFLLTLDTLETLSLKNSNISGTISLPAGSRCSSFLSSLDLSLNILSGPLSDISYLGSCSSLKFLNLSSNLLDFSGREAGSLKLSLEVLDLSYNKISGANVVPWILFNGCDELKQLALKGNKVTGDINVSKCKNLQFLDVSSNNFSMAVPSFGDCLALEHLDISANKFTGDVGHAISACEHLSFLNVSSNLFSGPIPVASSASNLQYLILGYNEFQGEIPLHLADLCSSLVKLDLSSNNLSGKVPSRFGSCSSLESFDISSNKFSGELPIEIFLSMSNLKELVLSFNDFTGALPDSLSNLTNLETLDLSSNNLSGAIPHNLCQGPRNSLKELFLQNNLLLGSIPSTLSNCSQLVSLHLSFNYLTGTIPSSLGSLSKLQDLKLWLNQLHGEIPPELGNIQTLETLFLDFNELTGTLPAALSNCTNLNWISLSNNHLGGEIPTWIGQLSNLAILKLSNNSFYGRIPPELGDCRSLIWLDLNTNLFNGSIPPALFKQSGKIAANFIVGKKYVYIKNDGSKECHGAGNLLEFAGIRAERLSRISTRSPCNFTRVYGGHTQPTFNHNGSMMFLDISYNMLSGSIPKEIGSMSYLFILNLGHNNLSGPIPTEVGDLRGLNILDLSSNRLERTIPSSMSSLTLLNEIDLSNNQLTGMIPEMGQFETFQPAKFLNNSGLCGLPLPPCEKDSGASANSRHQKSHRRPASLAGSIAMGLLFSLFCIFGLIIVVVETRKRRKKKESALDVYIDSRSHSGTANTSWKLTGAREALSINLATFEKPLRKLTFADLLEATNGFHNDSLIGSGGFGDVYKAKLKDGSTVAIKKLIHISGQGDREFTAEMETIGKIKHRNLVPLLGYCKVGEERLLVYEYMRYGSLEDVLHNQKKVGIKLNWAARRKIAIGSARGLAFLHHNCIPHIIHRDMKSSNVLLDENFEARVSDFGMARLMSAMDTHLSVSTLAGTPGYVPPEYYQSFRCSTKGDVYSYGVVLLELLTGKRPTDSADFGDNNLVGWVKQHAKLKISDVFDPELMKEDPNIEIELLQHLHVASACLDDRPWRRPTMIQVMAMFKEIQAGSGLDSQSTIATDEGGFGTVEMVEMSIQEAPELSTKP